In Hemicordylus capensis ecotype Gifberg chromosome 8, rHemCap1.1.pri, whole genome shotgun sequence, the DNA window TCACAGCTCTTTCGACAACCCACACTCCCAGTGTTCCAGGTTgctctctgagccctttctcacgatcacgtGAGCtggcgggcggcagggaagcaaAGCCCTGATAacagagcagagaggcacctttcaaagtggtgattctcttatatttagcagggggagagcaactggccctctccatccccaacacagcatccctccagtggctgttgttggtgtctgcttTATggttctttttcgattgtgagccatttgggacaAGGAATCATCTCTTTTTTTTCTATGATTGTTTTCCCCcctaaaaaatattttataaaataaaattttagatAACATACTATATTTAATTTTCCCCCTAAaaaaattagattttaaaaatctttaaaaataaaaaataaaaaaaaagctttgcaaacctttgttgaaaagtggtatataaatagtagtaatggTGGCGGCAACTGCAaaagcctgccttccctgcagacaatctccgAAGAATGTCTGGGCATGCAGATTGTGTGCCCAGACAGTCCACCACTTCCCCAGGCAGcacggaggccaggatgcatcgtcccggcccctggagatcccacaatgcactgcaggagtgtgcagtgcattgtggagatctcCCCAGTGACAGGTGGGCACCCGTCAGTGCTTCAGCGCCGGCCgaaagcagccggtgctgacacacagtcaggtcAACGGGGTTAAGAAATGCTCGCTCCCTTTACCTTGTTTAAGAGGCGGGCCCCCTAGACGGGATTGCAGCCGAGGCACCGCAAGGAGCCGGTCGGCTTCCACCAGTTCCCACGGGCAGTcaagaagataggaacataggaaactgccatatactgagtcagaccattggtctatctagctcaatattgtcttcacggactggcagcggcttctccaaggttgcaggcaggagtctctctcagccctatcttggagatgctgccagggagggaacttggaaccttctgctcttcccagagcggcttcatcccctgaggggaatatcttgcagtgctcacgcatcaagtctcccattcatatgcaaccagggcagaccctgcttagctatggggacaagtcatgcttgctaccacaagaccagctctcctcgccacAGCTCTCCTCGCTCCAAGCCCactgccctagcccggtcttggctgctcgtgagaacagccccactgtGAATGGGCTCTGgagaagcttggagaagccgctgccagtctgtgaagacaaaactgagctagctagatcaatggtctgacgatatggcagcttcctatgttcttatcagcTGCAGTGTCATCCTTGGCTGACATCTCCGTAGACAGCAATGAAGTAGTGCTTTagagcaggccttgacaaatgttCTTTAGAGCTGAGAGCCGGCCTAAGGATTTGGGAGCCAGATAGTGGGCAAAAAATCACTAGACAGTGatagacattgtggagggggaatgggcttctctttatcccctttagaAGCAGCATACTTTGTACAGGAAGAAGGCCAAATAAAGGGTTTAGTAAAGatctctacctctgaatatccgaGGCTGTGCCATAGCtacctggtgcctgggatttgtcaagcccttgagaggagagctggtcttgtggtagcaagcatgacttgtccccttagctaagcagggtccaccctggttgcatatgaatgggagacttgatgtttgagcactggaagatctccccctcaggggatggagctgctctgggaagagcatctaggttccaagttccctccctggcagcatctccaagaaagggctgagagagatttctgcccgcaaccttggagaagccgctgccagtctgtgacgacgatactcagctagatagaccaatcgtctgcctcagtataggcagcttcctatgttcctagagtaaCTCCGGCTCAGTactctttagtctggatgtcagcctgtctAATTTGTAAGCTGGAGTCTGGAGGAACCCATAAGGCCCTAGTCAGACACTGACCAATAAAGTGAGAGAGATACCATATAAGAAGATCTGCCCTGTTGCTTAGATGCCAAGGGCAAAGGATCCTTGACCAGAGCAAAGAGCCCAGTGGGTGTGGGCCCCATTTCGTAATGCAAAGAGGACCAATGACTGGGCAGTAGCAGAAGAGGATCCTGCCTTTGACACGGACGCTCTCATTCTGGGCACAAAGAGGGGGTACATCTTTCAGTGGGCGAGTATAGAGCCACCTTGTAACGTCTGCCTccctcttctcccttctcctctctccccacagcagACTTGTGCCGTCTGCCTGGAAGACTTTAAAGTGAAAGATGAGCTGGGAGTGTTGCCATGCCAACATGCCTTCCACAGAAAGTGAGTAGCTGCCAAGGGCGGCCCAAAGAGCGGCATTGTGTGCCCGGCTTGGCAAACGGCCCAGCGTTCCAGTCAACGCCCTCCATGCCTGTGGTGGGGAAAGGGAGGCAGGCAAAGGGCCAGATGTTGGCTTCGGAAGACCAGTTTTGCCCTAAGGTGACGGAGCGGGGAAGAGGAGAATAGGTCGAGGtctgcaaaagaagaagaagaattcctGGCCCGTATAATCTGGCAGTCCTGTGTTCACCATGGAGTTTTCCCACCGATGCTGAGGCTAGGCCAGCATTTCCCAACTTGTTTCAGAAGTTCCCCAGTGAGCCACGCTGACTTTCCAAGGGGTCTCCAAAGAGGGGGAATTTCAAATTCCCGACTTTTGGAAGCAACTCGCCccagaagagccagtgtggtgtagtggttagagtgctggactaggaccgggaagacccaggttcaaatccccatccagccatgaaacgagctgggtgactctgggccagtcacttctctctcagcctaacctacttcacagggttggtgtgagtaaataaataaataaataaagcactggGAGGCAGCCGTCCTTCTCGGTGCATAAGGGGAGCAAGTTGCCTCTAAAAGTGGGGAATTTAAACTTCCCTCTTTTGTGGGCAGCTTggcccataatgcaccaggaggaACCCATCCCTCCTGGAACATAGCAGACAACAatcgcaaaaaaaaaaaaagtttgtgtgTTGGCAGGGGAAAGGGTTGTGTGCTTGTGCTGGCAGGCGGAGGCACATGCTtcatgtagaatccaagggaaagagttgtggtctgcaaggacaaggcagtggagtggaatcaggaatattaatagtttaatgaaatagatattgtgtacagagaggcaagtgcagactgctttaaaagtgcttttcagtgcttttcagtactcttgctgctggctgtttgttagccccacctttactccaggactggaagacaactaaagccccattcaaaagctggcctggatcaaggaatggattcaccaaatACAccaccagtccccccccccctttttaaagtgtGGCCTAGacagtggagcagcagggaaatgcttgactaacaagcagaaggttgccggtttgaatccctgctggtaatatatcaggcagcagcaatataagaagatgctgaaaggcatcatctcatactgcgtaggagatggcaatggtaaactccttttgtattctgccaaagaaaaccacagcgctctgttggcgccaggagtcgaaatcaactcgacagcacactttaccttttacctaaaCAAAAAGGGTTGGGAAGAACACTTGAGTTCGGCCACCAGCATCAACTGCTGCCTCCTAGGATTAAGATTCTGTCGCTGATGCACACACTCGCTAGCATTTCCTAGATAAAATCAGGACACTgagagaagggaaggggtggggaaggcgaggcaaggggagagcaatCTTCAGCTGCCATCTGCCACTTCCCCTccgcctcggccggcttctcTGCCCCTCCTTCTGACTGTGGTTGCAGTAGTGTGGGGGAACGGAAGAAGCAGGAAGCAGATCTCCCAACAGTCACTGGGCCACTTCAGGTCAGGTCTGGTCTGCATATTTCTGAGCGCACGTGGCAGGCCAGCGGACTTGAAAGCAGGGGACACAGTTGCCCGCTCTTGTGCAGGTTGTGCCAGGCTGCGTTTGAAAAACCGGCACCCCTCTACTGAGTGCAGAGACAAAGCAATCCGTATTGACCCAGGTGAAATCCGATGCTCTTAGAGAATAACGTCTTTGTGCAATGAGGTGTAGAAGCATCCTCTCGGAGATAGTGGCAGAAAATCTTTGTGGCCCAAAGCTAATCCCAGATAGTTCATTTGGCTGAGTCATGGATTCAGACCATGAGATTTGGGGATCAGTTCCTGCAACCCCTAACAGCATGTCGCTTCATTGGCAACATGAGccctctggtgaggagatctgtgtgatGCTGGGTGTCCAAGGAGATCCATAGGTGCCTGCCAATAACTCTTTCTCTCTGCCTATCTCCTGCCTCTTGTGTTCTCTCTCTTGGCTACAGATGCCTTgtgaagtggctggaagtccgGTGTGTCTGCCCAATGTGCAACAAGCCCATTTCAGGCCCTACAGAGCCTCACCAGAGCATTGGCATACTCTTAGACGAGCTGGTGTGACATCCACCCCCAGCTGCATCCTCCGCACGGAGCCTCGAGTGACGTGCTCTGTTGCCCAGGGGCTCTTCTGCACTTCGGTCTGCACCCCAACCAGAGACACTTCCCGCCAGGTACTGTCTTATCCTCCTAGGAGGAGGTCAAAGAGGACCACACCGTGTGCCAAGATGGAAAGCAAGCTGGCCTTGCCGTCCGTCTCCAGCCTGGAGACCATTTCCAGGGGAAAGGAAATAACAGAGCAGACCAGAAACACACTGCAATTCTCTGGAGCATGAAGAGCTGGGGAGTGGATGGTTGCACCTTCCTACCCCAACCCATGTGGACAGCACGGGTCTCCAGCACCAGACTTCTGCAACTGGACCTTTTGGGCAAAAGCGATGCTGGCCATGAGATCAGAGTCTTCCCTCCACCAAAAAATTCCTGGTTGCAGCATCTCCGCCTCCTGATTTACCAGGTCTAATAAGCCCCCTTTTTATAGACAGGTGCCCCCTTTTCAGCCACTTGATCCCTCCTTGCAGGGGGGGGGTCCCTTTTATGATTGAAAACAAGAACTTGAGCGTGGTTGCTGCCTGGTTCGGAAAAATCGCCACGAAAAAAATCTGCTCATATCCGTCTCTGCAAA includes these proteins:
- the RNF122 gene encoding RING finger protein 122 isoform X3; translation: MPPITFQDLPLNIYMVIFGTGIFVFVLSLIFCCYFISKLRHQAQSERFGYKEVVLKGDVKKLNLHGQTCAVCLEDFKVKDELGVLPCQHAFHRKCLVKWLEVRCVCPMCNKPISGPTEPHQSIGILLDELV